The genomic window TTCCCACTGACGGTCACGTTCGTTAGAGCGAGTGTCCCATCATGATAAATCCCCGCCCCAGAATCCGCGCTGTTGCTGCTCACCGTGACGCGATTGAGGATCGCTGCACCGCCGTTGAAGACGCCTCCGCCGTTGATGGTTGCCTCGTTGCTGCTCAATACCACATCGGTGAAATTTCCATCTGCACCGGCATTGACATAGATCCCAGCTCCGAAAGCGGCATGATTATTCGTAATCTCAATCTGATCGAGATTCAGCGTGCCGTCTTCAAGGTAGATGGCACCGCCGTTCCCGGTTGTCATGCCTCCGCGAATCGAAAGATTTGACGCGGTTAATATGGTTGAGTCCCCGTCGACATGCAGGACGCGATCAAGTCCATCACCAAGGATCACGGTATCGCTAGCGCCGCTACCGACAATGGTTAGACTTTTCAGAATGTCTAAGTCACCGGTTGCCGACAGATTCTCGCTGGCTCCGGTGATTGAAAGCGTGTACGTGCCAGCACCCAATTGGATCGTATCACCACCGGCACCTGCGTTGATCGCCAGAATCGCTTCACGTAAGGAGATCGAAGCGTCGGCGCCTTTGGTTGCCTGCAGGTTAGCGATCGAAGACGTATCTCCATCGACAACGTCAGCCGTCGTACTGATTGTTATGGAAGCCAGTTTGCCTCGCCAGGTTTGTTGCAAAGCCGAGCTGAACGCAATCTCGGACTCAATCACACCGGTTGAATACTCTAGTTCCCAGTCACCGCCGAAAAAACGGTGTCCGGTCGCATCGTCACTGGCTGCCACGTCGGCTCCTATTAAGCCCTGCAACGACTGCAGCAGTTCCCGTCCCGATTCCGATGCCGCCAAGTCGCAGCCGTATAGCAACAGATCGGCGTTGCCATCGAGGGACCCACTCCAACTGGACAGTTGCGAAGCGTATTCCGCAAAATTTGATTCGCTCAGCCAAGCGCTGCCCAGTCGTACTGCGCCGTCTTCGGCGTGCGAGACGATGTGGATGGCATCTACGTCGTCGTGTTCGCTCAACCACTCGCTAATCTGTTCGATGCCATCGCGCTGCGCATCGAGCACGATCACGTCCAGCTGGCGATCAGATTGGGTGCCAAGATCGTCAATGAGCTGCTGATAGTCGGTGGCCGCGGCGTCGATTACGACCAATTCTCGGCGCTCGGTGATCGCGGCTTGCGTCTCGGGTGCAAACGTCAGCGGCGCATCCACGGCCGATTCCAAGCCGCTTTCGGCGACGGTTTGCACGATCGGTGTGGCGCTCAGCAGGATGCGGTCTTCCAAGGCCGTCGCGTCATAACCCATATCATCCGCAGGAACTGTCTGCAGGGCTTCTTCCAGCAAGTACCGCGCACGATCGATCCAACCACTGCATCGTTGTTGCACCGAGTGCAAACGGCGGCGAGACAGTTTGGAAGGGGCGGTCGTCGATCGAGTTGCCATCGCGAGAGGCCTAGGGGAGGGGGAAGGAGTACGGTCCGCTTAAACCCTACGTTTGACTGGCCCCCGAGACGCCGAAGGCCTCGCGTCCTTTTTGTCTTTTTCGTCCCTTAGGTCCCTTTGATCGTTACAATTGGGTGGTGGCAATCTGTGCACTATCAGATCGGGAGGGCAGCGCGATGACGAAAGCGACAGAAAAGACCAAAGGGACTCAAGGTTTTATTCCTAAGCACGGTGGTTACCGGCGACTGTGGTCGTATCAAAAGTCAGAGATTGTTTACGACGCTACTGTGTTTTTCTGTAATCGATTTTTGGTCAAGCGGGATCGCACTTACGACCAAATGATCCAGGCGGCTCGGTCCGGAAAGCAGAACATTGCCGAAGGCTCCCAGGCCTCCGGCACTTCCAAAGAATTCGAAATCAAACTCACCAGCGTGGCTCGCGCCAGCCTGGAAGAATTATTGATTGACTATCAGGATTTCTTACGCGTGCGTGGTATCGACGAATGGCGCTCAGGCCATCCTTACGCTGAGCGTCTACGCGAACTGAATCAAACCAAAAACGCCACCTACACGACCTTTCAGAAAGGGATCGAGCATCCCGATCCAGCGATCTGTGGCAACGTGATTATCGGTTTAATCCGAGTCACCAACTATCTGCTGGATCGACAGATCCAGCGGTTGGAGCAAGATTTTGTAGCGCAAGGAGGATTGCGCGAAAGGATGACGCAGGCCCGATTGAAGGTGCGTAGAAGGGACAGAAAGGACTGAAGAGACAGAAAGGACAGGACCAAAGGGACAGAAGGGACAGAAGGGACAGAAGGGACAGAAAGGACAGAAAGGACAGAAAGGAAAACCCCGTCCCTTTCGTCCCTTAGGTCCTTTCCGTCCTGTCCCTTAGGTCCCTTCAGTCCCTTCCCGTCCCTACAATCCGTCCCGCCGACCTCTGGATCACGATCTTGCCCCCCTGTGACCGATGACAGCGAAACCGATTCATGGCATCGGCGGCACGGATGTCGCCGACGATTGAATGCATTCCACGGTTTCGTCTGGTTCATGGCACGTCAATCCGCTAAGGCAAGGAAC from Roseimaritima ulvae includes these protein-coding regions:
- a CDS encoding four helix bundle suffix domain-containing protein — translated: MTKATEKTKGTQGFIPKHGGYRRLWSYQKSEIVYDATVFFCNRFLVKRDRTYDQMIQAARSGKQNIAEGSQASGTSKEFEIKLTSVARASLEELLIDYQDFLRVRGIDEWRSGHPYAERLRELNQTKNATYTTFQKGIEHPDPAICGNVIIGLIRVTNYLLDRQIQRLEQDFVAQGGLRERMTQARLKVRRRDRKD